A stretch of the Uranotaenia lowii strain MFRU-FL chromosome 3, ASM2978415v1, whole genome shotgun sequence genome encodes the following:
- the LOC129752725 gene encoding uncharacterized protein K02A2.6-like, which yields MDGTDVKRSPFSKISGVQVRVQMDPKAVPIFQPLRRVPIHLEAAVTEKLDELLKRDIIEIKEGPATWVSPLVVANKANGSIRLCVDLRRVNQAVIRDRHPMPVIEDVLARIARGKIWSVLDIMDAFFLLELDEESRNVMTFITHRGLYRFKRLPFGLVSAPEIFQRTMDQILANCEGAYWYLDDVGVEGSTVEEHDIRLNKV from the coding sequence ATGGATGGAACAGATGTAAAGCGTTCTCCGTTTTCTAAGATTTCCGGTGTTCAAGTTCGTGTTCAGATGGATCCAAAGGCAGTTCCAATCTTCCAGCCATTGAGACGAGTACCGATTCACCTTGAAGCAGCAGTGACCGAGAAGTTAGACGAACTTCTAAAGCGAGACATAATCGAAATTAAGGAAGGCCCGGCAACGTGGGTTTCGCCGCTTGTGGTCGCAAACAAGGCTAACGGATCAATAAGATTATGCGTGGATTTACGACGTGTCAACCAGGCAGTCATTCGCGATCGGCACCCCATGCCTGTTATCGAAGATGTTCTGGCCAGGATTGCAAGAGGGAAGATCTGGAGTGTACTAGATATTATGGACGCGTTTTTCCTACTGGAGCTTGATGAAGAAAGTAGAAATGTGATGACGTTCATTACTCATCGTGGGCTTTATCGATTCAAGCGCCTTCCCTTCGGTCTTGTCTCTGCtcctgaaatatttcaaagaaccaTGGATCAAATACTAGCAAACTGTGAAGGCGCTTACTGGTACCTTGACGATGTAGGAGTCGAAGGAAGCACCGTTGAAGAACATGATATTCGTTTGAATAAGGTATGA
- the LOC129752726 gene encoding uncharacterized protein K02A2.6-like — protein MSRLSTSSPKPFDEAEELVVREIASAAAQTIALTWQEIETVSKEDEDIQQVIAALNSETVDELPLSYKTIFSELCCVNNVLLRGDRIVIPKRLHQRVLHLAHEGHPGMRMMKGHLRANVWWPKMDQNIEQFVKSCHGCTLVSAPGPPEPMVRKELPSRPWEQIAVDFLGPLPDGENLFVCVDFYSRYLEVVEMQEITTTSTIEQLLIIFSRYGLPVVLRADNGPQFISEEFRLFCEEEGIRLESTIPYWPQMNGEVERQNRSILKRLRIAQELGKNWRKELRQYLLTYHSAIHPTTGKSPSELMFGRRLRTKLPCIPVEVCEVEEVRDHDRIQKEKGRLYADRSRKARYSSIDIGDLVLAKRTKKDNKLASDFSPEEFKVTKRQGTDVMIKSTTSGKEFRRSVAHLKRIASQSEAKDPSDEGLEENQDTSNRITAPDSNETLPNERSRRTKG, from the coding sequence ATGTCGCGACTGTCTACGTCATCTCCAAAACCTTTTGATGAAGCAGAGGAGTTAGTGGTTCGAGAGATTGCTTCTGCTGCTGCCCAGACAATCGCCTTGACATGGCAAGAGATTGAGACGGTTAGTAAAGAAGATGAAGATATACAACAAGTTATAGCCGCATTGAATTCTGAAACCGTAGATGAGTTACCCTTAAGctataagacaatattttccgAACTTTGTTGCGTGAATAACGTGTTGCTGAGAGGAGATCGGATTGTAATCCCAAAAAGACTTCATCAACGTGTCTTACATCTGGCTCACGAAGGTCATCCGGGCATGCGCATGATGAAAGGACATTTACGCGCAAACGTGTGGTGGCCAAAAATGGATCAAAACATTGAGCAATTCGTGAAATCCTGTCACGGTTGCACTTTAGTTTCCGCACCTGGCCCACCAGAACCAATGGTCCGGAAGGAGCTTCCATCGCGACCATGGGAACAAATCGCTGTTGATTTCTTGGGACCACTCCCAGACGGTGAGAATCTTTTTGTATGTGTTGACTTCTACAGTAGATATTTGGAAGTAGTAGAAATGCAAGAAATCACAACAACCTCCACAATTGAACAGTTGCTTATTATATTCTCTCGATATGGACTGCCAGTGGTCTTGAGAGCAGATAACGGACCCCAATTTATTTCTGAGGAATTCCGTCTATTTTGTGAAGAAGAAGGGATTCGGCTTGAGAGTACTATTCCGTACTGGCCTCAAATGAATGGGGAGGTAGAGCGTCAGAACCGCTCCATTCTCAAACGGCTACGAATTGCGCAAGAGCTTGGGAAAAATTGGCGGAAGGAGCTTCGTCAATATTTGCTAACTTATCATTCTGCGATACACCCAACTACAGGAAAGTCTCCATCAGAACTGATGTTCGGGCGGCGGTTACGTACCAAGTTACCCTGTATCCCTGTGGAGGTTTGCGAAGTTGAAGAAGTCAGAGATCATGACCGAATCCAAAAAGAAAAAGGTAGGCTGTATGCTGATCGTAGCAGAAAAGCTAGATACAGTAGCATTGATATCGGTGACCTAGTGCTTGCGAAGCGAACTAAGAAGGATAACAAACTTGCTTCCGATTTTTCTCCTGAAGAGTTCAAGGTTACAAAAAGACAAGGAACTGACGTTATGATAAAATCAACTACTTCCGGAAAGGAGTTCAGAAGAAGTGTAGCCCATCTTAAACGCATAGCATCTCAGTCTGAAGCTAAGGATCCCTCCGATGAAGGTTTAGAAGAAAACCAAGATACTTCAAATCGGATAACAGCACCAGATTCCAATGAAACTCTTCCCAATGAACGTTCAAGAAGGACAAAAGGTTGA
- the LOC129752723 gene encoding uncharacterized protein LOC129752723, translating into MDKFNYLRTSLRDDALLQINQIHVSAINYGLAWSILESKYENHKLIAQEHMKALFAAPAMRMESFEGLNVLLTTFKTNLQQLEKLGQKTSDWSALLAFMLSQKLDAGTYRLWETHHASKNVPSYEAMVEFLENQCSILQSTANRSGNDYQRNFRAPISHSTVTVERFCLVCGNGSHKVEHCSRFSRMRVIDRKVLIRRLGLCFNCLDSEHLVADCSVNSCPKCGLRHHHLLHPYSPDHRNPSDNRNFSQAPRRPKRANSESRSESYLQLDQSQTQPLQNNSPPIQQPPPTNTPIVSHHTTTLVSTETQPHNAILSTAVVMLADSSGNTVLARALLDNGSQICLMTEKLSQKLKFERFRENLLVKGVGGSTNVAKESVLARIVSCTSSFTSAERNFFVLPQITLDLPQRNIDVNTWKLPSSISLADPDFNKSGPVDLVIGVSAFYEMLLPNQMRINDDGPILQNTHLGWIVAGQLPETTVLSCSTVIPRERFI; encoded by the coding sequence ATGGATAAGTTTAATTACCTGCGTACGTCGTTGAGAGATGATGCACTTCTACAGATCAACCAGATTCATGTATCAGCAATAAACTACGGCCTGGCTTGGAGCATACTGGAATCGAAATACGAGAATCACAAGCTGATTGCTCAGGAGCACATGAAGGCTCTCTTTGCGGCACCTGCTATGCGGATGGAAAGTTTTGAAGGGTTGAATGTACTGTTAACAACTTTCAAAACAAACCTTCAGCAGTTGGAGAAGTTGGGCCAGAAGACAAGCGATTGGAGTGCATTGTTGGCATTCATGCTTTCGCAGAAGTTGGACGCAGGAACATATCGACTTTGGGAAACTCACCATGCTTCTAAAAACGTGCCTTCCTACGAAGCAATGGttgagtttttagaaaatcaGTGTTCGATTTTGCAATCGACTGCCAATCGGAGTGGGAATGACTATCAACGCAATTTTAGAGCTCCCATCAGCCACAGCACCGTTACAGTAGAGAGATTTTGTCTTGTCTGTGGAAATGGATCGCACAAGGTCGAACATTGCTCGAGATTCAGCAGGATGAGAGTGATTGATCGGAAAGTTTTGATTAGAAGATTGGGACTCTGCTTCAACTGTTTAGATTCCGAACATTTGGTAGCAGACTGTTCGGTTAATTCCTGCCCGAAGTGTGGACTACGTCACCATCACCTGCTGCATCCATATTCTCCAGACCATAGAAACCCGTCGGACAATCGGAATTTTTCTCAAGCCCCACGTAGACCTAAACGCGCGAACAGTGAGTCAAGAAGCGAGTCCTACTTGCAACTCGATCAGTCCCAAACTCAACCTTTGCAAAACAACTCCCCACCTATACAACAGCCACCTCCCACAAACACGCCCATAGTAAGTCACCACACTACCACTCTAGTTAGCACAGAAACACAACCCCACAATGCTATCTTGTCGACAGCCGTTGTCATGCTTGCCGATAGCAGCGGTAACACGGTCCTAGCTCGCGCTTTGTTGGATAATGGATCTCAGATCTGCTTGATGACTGAGAAATTATCACAGAAACTTAAGTTCGAACGCTTTCGAGAAAACCTTCTCGTGAAAGGTGTAGGAGGATCCACGAATGTTGCGAAGGAGTCCGTCCTTGCTCGTATTGTTTCATGTACATCTTCATTTACTAGTGCTGAGAGGAATTTTTTCGTGCTGCCTCAAATAACGCTTGATTTGCCCCAAAGAAACATCGACGTTAACACCTGGAAACTTCCGTCTTCAATCAGCCTTGCAGATCCCGATTTCAACAAATCAGGCCCAGTTGATCTTGTGATAGGTGTGTCTGCCTTCTACGAAATGTTATTGCCGAACCAGATGAGAATAAATGACGACGGCCCAATCCTACAGAACACTCACCTAGGATGGATTGTCGCAGGACAGCTTCCTGAAACGACAGTTTTATCATGCAGTACCGTAATTCCTAGAGAGAGATTCATCTGA
- the LOC129752724 gene encoding uncharacterized protein LOC129752724: MDESRPLPMFRCEQIENGKLAKEWREWKDSLEFYFDSYQITDQKIKRSKILHFGGPQLQKVYKSLEGTEDFPLVMVEKPWYDVAISRLDAYFKPRRQDVLERHKLRTLKQGTNESFAHYVLRLRQQLMDCGFEKYSKEVRVVLEEIMLIDVIVEGCNLPELRRKILEKDQSLSDIEAMGTSLESVRHQEKEFKAGTNMNDGGHISVCEVGTWKPKAERQQGRILKRIAVGPRKIFGNGPEIICYGCGR; the protein is encoded by the exons ATGGATGAAAGTAGACCGTTGCCTATGTTCAGATGTGAACAAATCGAGAACGGTAAACTGGCCAAAGAATGGCGGGAGTGGAAAGATTCGCTGGAGTTTTATTTTGACTCATATCAAATAACCGACCAGAAAATCAAACGGTCCAAAATATTACATTTTGGGGGTCCTCAGTTgcaaaaagtttacaaaagttTGGAGGGCACTGAAGATTTTCCTCTGGTTATGGTAGAGAAGCCTTGGTATGATGTAGCAATCAGTCGTTTGGATGCGTATTTCAAACCGCGTCGTCAAGATGTTCTGGAGAGACATAAGCTACGCACTTTGAAGCAAG GTACGAATGAGAGTTTCGCTCATTACGTTCTGCGTCTGCGCCAGCAACTGATGGACTGCGGATTcgaaaagtattcaaaagaGGTCCGCGTTGTTTTGGAGGAGATCATGCTTATCGACGTTATTGTGGAAGGATGCAACTTACCAGAGCTTCGAAGGAAGATTCTGGAGAAAGATCAGTCCTTGTCAGATATTGAGGCCATGGGAACTTCGCTGGAGAGTGTACGACATCAGGAAAAGGAGTTCAAAGCTGGAACGAATATGAATGATGGTGGACATATATCGGTTTGTGAAGTCGGAACATGGAAACCAAAAGCAGAACGCCAGCAAGGAAGAATTCTGAAACGAATTGCTGTTGGGCCTCGTAAAATTTTTGGTAATGGACCCGAAATTATATGCTACGGTTGTGGACGTTAA